One stretch of Podospora bellae-mahoneyi strain CBS 112042 chromosome 2, whole genome shotgun sequence DNA includes these proteins:
- a CDS encoding hypothetical protein (EggNog:ENOG503P58T; COG:S): MKSTTVLASLLASVALAQPHHGGHGHLHRRKAHHDKRAIVTEWVTETVHETVTVLIDESTTEVILPTKPAAAEVKVSDLPEPRPGQFFESLKSKSSVAPVTSVAPPPPPPPPVVVEPTPTPSPSPPPAPVQAPPPVQAPAPPPANNSPPAAKGGSESGSSSKPSGEVHNGDLTYYDLGLGACGFDDSGLDHTDNIVALSHLMMGTQSNGNPYCDKTITVKVGSKTVQARVRDKCMGCEREAIDCSEKMFLELFGSLEAGRRPVEWWFNN; encoded by the coding sequence ATGAAGTCCACCACCGTTCTCGCCAGTCTATTGGCATCTGTTGCCCTCGCCCAGCCTCACCATGGCGGCCAcggccacctccaccgcagAAAGGCCCATCATGACAAGCGTGCCATCGTGACCGAGTGGGTAACCGAGACTGTCCACGAAACTGTGACGGTTCTCATCGACGAGAGCACCACCGAGGTCATCCTACCCACCAAGCCCGCTGCTGCCGAAGTCAAGGTGTCGGACCTCCCTGAGCCCCGTCCTGGCCAGTTCTTCGAGAGCCTAAAGTCCAAGTCATCAGTGGCCCCCGTCACATCAGtggcaccaccccctccccctcctccacctgtTGTCGTGGAGCCAACTCCtactccttctccctctcccccacctgcTCCTGTTCaggcccctcctcctgttcaagcccctgctccccctccggcGAACAACAGCCCTCCCGCTGCCAAAGGTGGCAGCGAATCCGGCTCCAGCTCCAAACCCAGCGGCGAAGTTCACAACGGCGATCTCACCTACTACGATCTCGGACTTGGTGCCTGCGGCTTCGATGACAGCGGGCTCGACCACACTGACAACATTGTTGCACTCTCTcacttgatgatggggactCAGTCCAACGGCAACCCCTACTGCGACAagaccatcaccgtcaaGGTCGGCAGCAAGACCGTCCAGGCCCGTGTCCGCGACAAGTGCATGGGCTGCGAGCGGGAGGCCATCGACTGCTCCGAGAAGATGTTCTTGGAGCTGTTTGGCTCGTTGGAGGCCGGCAGAAGGCCAGTCGAGTGGTGGTTCAACAACTAA
- the AXL2 gene encoding polarity establishment/cellular polarization (EggNog:ENOG503P03D; COG:S): MDSTFPSVQCNLALSILKNLGTAFCNCFLFWSLLVYTTTYSAHLHAAITLTRSSNLSAVAIMRPQLAAWISILLADLVAAVPTVSFPINSQVPPVARVGQPFAFVFSPSTFTSSFPLTYTLANAPRWLSIDSSNRRLFGTPGEGDVAPGEVVGVPVNLVATDQTGSTTHEATLVVSRNRGPNVEVPLEQQIPNFGIFSSPYSILSGPDAPFSFALDQKTFTSVSNSRLGYYAVMADNTPLPAWVSFDPDKLSFSGRTPPLDSLIQPPQRFAFHLVASDVAGFAGAALQFDLVVGVNQISAEETTIILTAVPGKPVSYTKLKDIVKLDGKPPSTGEVTLNTSSDMPAWLSVNKDSWDITGTPTEKSTSTNFTITFQDNFSDTLNITMLVDVENQATKAADVFKGSLPILTATPGQHFSFDFRPHLVNPNDIEISVSQGDSASWIRFDTGRKTLSGHPPSVSKDTIAALGVSAQSRSSNKSDKLSMKLLIRAAAHSTPHSDTPSDADSTPLGGVLPVGGDAAPSGKVNMVLLGILLPTILSAFVVAFAVFWRYRRQKAKQRPLLTTRDISGPLPGSFVITSNGPNTAPSLPDISHNFDRSFTVGDVFTPEKKMYFESRSSFLTKGSAPTSLATVKLLPPSVRSKHGGARGGRIPFLGGGSFGAMRLGSSLASISERSVNDEAGEMDARTAGLLGNKTTGSFRDGIEINIPSVQGTPRSRYNDSRNSPYQPHAMASPRSRSSSAGSDPETFPLRAESRLAHYGPPEIARRFMWPWFRGNNSRSRSSKLRWGSRTHSKQPRTSTVDTFAYKRTEQSIGLGYADAGMAPEITPPPRARLLGAVPLARPVTRRGPTDASLEGMILSQGQSGMSIPMNAPPTTPGGPGASSVASQKGISLPPLPDWRESPDDFLGLSYDDLVKNSPFHPSATWQSISTNTNDEWVDETVVSMDTPQRETAKKDMGTPSNWAVLQDSPFIKDWDAGIDSPSPMSIEPGDASTPAGNEKREQQPTSSRTQPSNISAAVGYKRGFQRDQSGLPGRSESKGVSLMSGKSRGEESDFAVYI, translated from the exons ATGGACTCGACATTCCCCTCTGTTCAATGTAATCTAGCACTATCCATTCTTAAGAATTTAGGGACA GCATTCTGCAActgctttcttttctggTCTTTGCTTGTCTATACCACCACGTATTCAGCGCACCTGCATGCTGCTATTACTCTcacccgcagcagcaacttGTCTGCCGTCGCCATCATGAGGCCTCAGCTTGCGGCCTGGATATCAATACTCCTCGCAGACCTCGTAGCGGCCGTCCCTACCGTCTCCTTCCCCATCAACTCGCAGGTGCCCCCGGTTGCTCGGGTCGGCCAGCCCTTCGCGTTTGtcttctcgccctcgaccTTCACCTCGAGCTTCCCCCTCACGTACACGCTGGCCAATGCCCCCCGATGGCTCTCGAtcgacagcagcaaccggcGTCTTTTTGGCACGCCAGGTGAAGGAGATGTCGCCCCgggcgaggtggtgggagttCCAGTAAACTTGGTGGCAACAGACCAGACCGGCTCAACAACACATGAAGCTACGCTTGTTGTGTCAAGAAATCGAGGACCCAATGTCGAGGTCCCTCTGGAGCAACAAATACCAAACTTTGGCATATTTTCTAGCCCATACTCGATTCTGTCTGGCCCAGACGCGCCATTCTCATTCGCCTTGGACCAGAAGACGTTTACAAGTGTCTCGAACAGTCGCCTAGGCTACTACGCTGTCATGGCTGACAATACACCGCTCCCGGCCTGGGTTTCATTCGATCCAGACAAACTGTCCTTCTCCGGACGAACGCCTCCACTTGACTCTTTGATACAACCGCCACAGCGCTTCGCTTTCCACTTGGTTGCTAGCGATGTGGCAGGTTTCGCCGGTGCCGCGTTGCAATTCGATCTCGTGGTGGGAGTTAATCAAATCTCTGCAGAGGAAACGACCATCATCTTGACTGCCGTCCCGGGGAAACCGGTATCTTACACCAAGCTGAAGGATATCGTCAAACTCGACGGGAAGCCACCCAGCACTGGCGAGGTCACACTCAACACAAGTTCCGACATGCCTGCTTGGCTGTCTGTCAACAAAGACAGCTGGGATATTACGGGCACCCCTACGGAAAAGTCCACATCGACCAATTTCACCATAACATTCCAGGACAATTTCTCCGATactctcaacatcaccatgcTGGTGGACGTGGAAAACCAGGCCACGAAGGCGGCTGATGTCTTCAAAGGAAGTTTACCGATCTTGACAGCCACCCCTGGCCAACATTTTTCCTTTGATTTCCGGCCCCATCTGGTCAATCCAAACGACATCGAGATTTCAGTTTCGCAGGGCGACTCAGCATCCTGGATCCGGTTCGATACCGGCCGAAAGACCCTGTCTGGACACCCTCCCTCTGTCTCCAAAGACACCATTGCTGCGCTGGGGGTCTCGGCGCAATCGAGATCATCCAACAAGTCTGACAAGCTGTCCATGAAACTACTCATTCGAGCGGCAGCACACTCTACACCCCACTCCGATACGCCCTCAGATGCAGATTCAACGCCTCTCGGCGGTGTCCTCCCAGTCGGAGGAGATGCTGCTCCAAGCGGGAAGGTCAAtatggtgttgttggggataCTTTTGCCAACAATTTTATCCGCTTTTGTCGTGGCATTCGCCGTGTTCTGGCGCTACCGAAGACAAAAAGCGAAGCAAAGGCCACTGCTTACCACTCGCGATATCTCAGGGCCTCTACCGGGGTCTTTTGTGATCACGTCTAATGGACCCAACACCGCGCCATCTCTCCCCGATATCAGTCACAACTTTGACAGAAGCTTCACTGTCGGCGATGTGTTTACGCCAGAAAAGAAGATGTACTTCGAGTCACGCAGCTCGTTTTTGACCAAGGGGAGCGCGCCTACATCCCTGGCTACCGTCAAGTTACTCCCCCCAAGCGTCCGGTCCAAGCACGGGGGTGCCCGTGGCGGACGGATACCTTTCTTAGGGGGCGGAAGTTTTGGTGCCATGCGGCTCGGGAGCTCTCTGGCGTCTATTTCCGAGAGAAGTGTTAACGACGAGGCGGGCGAGATGGATGCACGTACAGCCGGGCTGCTTGGGAACAAGACAACAGGGTCTTTCCGGGACGGGATTGAGATCAACATTCCCAGCGTTCAAGGGACGCCCAGGTCGAGGTACAATGACTCTAGAAACTCGCCATATCAACCTCATGCGATGGCAAGTCCTCGGTCCCGTTCTTCCTCGGCAGGATCCGACCCAGAGACGTTCCCGCTTCGAGCAGAATCGAGACTGGCACATTACGGACCGCCGGAAATCGCGAGGAGATTCATGTGGCCGTGGTTCAGGGGAAACAACTCGAGGAGCCGCAGCTCCAAGCTCCGCTGGGGCTCAAGGACACATAGCAAGCAGCCGCGTACGTCGACGGTCGATACATTTGCCTACAAGAGAACAGAGCAGTCTATCGGCCTAGGGTATGCCGATGCGGGGATGGCGCCTGAGATaacaccgcctcctcgtGCAAGACTTCTTGGGGCAGTTCCACTGGCTCGGCCAGTAACCAGGAGGGGGCCTACCGATGCGAGTCTGGAAGGCATGATCCTCAGTCAAGGCCAGAGTGGGATGAGTATTCCCATGAATGCGccgccaacaacccctgGGGGACCTGGTGCTTCAAGCGTCGCCTCTCAAAAAGGCATCTCTCTACCCCCTCTACCCGACTGGCGAGAGTCACCCGACGACTTCCTGGGTCTCTCCTATGATGATCTGGTCAAGAACTCACCTTTCCACCCGTCGGCCACATGGCAATCAATTTCTACAAATACAAACGACGAGTGGGTGGATGAGACAGTCGTGAGCATGGACACGCCACAGAGGGAAACGGCCAAGAAGGATATGGGCACACCGTCTAACTGGGCCGTGTTGCAAGACTCACCATTTATCAAAGACTGGGATGCCGGGATCGACTCGCCGTCGCCCATGTCGATAGAACCAGGAGACGCTTCCACTCCTGCTGGAAATGAGAaacgggagcagcagccgacGTCATCGAGGACACAGCCGTCCAACATAAGTGCTGCAGTAGGTTACAAGAGAGGGTTCCAACGGGACCAGTCTGGACTGCCTGGGCGTAGCGAGTCGAAAGGGGTATCGTTAATGTCGGGCAAGAGTAGGGGGGAGGAGTCAGACTTTGCGGTGTATATTTGA
- the EFM6 gene encoding Protein-lysine N-methyltransferase efm6 (COG:A; EggNog:ENOG503P12E), which produces MNGRSRSSSPEISPLDFGEDLAPLPVYKAAATTALDFSGLLDEPLKLHEDLSSGCGGQLWPAGMVLAKHMLHYHRDKLQTSRVLELGAGGGIVGLTIAKGCRIDQPLYITDMIDMEPLMQHNIALNELDDRVRGRILNWGEPLSQEIIDFKPDTILAADCVYFEPAFPLLLQTLKDLLTLNHSAIVFFCFKKRRRADMQFLKSARRAFRVTELEDEDRPVFTREGLFLYTITAK; this is translated from the exons ATGAACGGCCGATCAAGGTCATCGTCGCCTGAAATCTCACCGCTGGACTTTGGAGAGGATTTGGCTCCTCTGCCCGTCTACAAGGCCGCAGCCACCACGGCCCTGGACTTCTCAGGCCTCTTGGATGAGCCATTGAAGCTTCATGAGGATCTCTCTTCGGGTTGTGGAGGACAGCTTTGGCCTGCGGGGATGGTGCTCGCCAAACATATGCTGCACTATCATCGGGATAAGCTGCAGACCTCCAGAGT TCTCGAGCTCGGTGCTGGCGGCGGTATTGTCGGACTCACGATTGCAAAGGGCTGCAGGATAGACCAGCCCCTCTACATTACGGACATGATAGACATGGAGCCTCTCATGCAACACAACATTGCTCTGAACGAGCTGGACGACCGGGTCAGAGGCCGCATCCTCAATTG GGGCGAACCTCTCTCACAGGAAATTATCGACTTTAAGCCAGATACCATCCTCGCGGCCGACTGCGTCTACTTTGAGCCGGCCTTTCCCTTGCTTCTGCAGACGCTGAAAGATCTGCTGACGCTGAACCATTCGGCCATCGTGTTTTTCTGTTTTAAGAAGAGACGGCGGGCTGATATGCAGTTCCTCAAGTCTGCCAGGAGAGCCTTTCGAGTGACTGagctcgaggatgaagacCGGCCCGTTTTCACCAGAGAGGGCTTGTTTCTGTATACCATCACAGCGAAATAA
- the VAS2 gene encoding AP-1 adaptor complex sigma subunit Aps1 (COG:U; EggNog:ENOG503NUB0), which produces MAINYLILLSRQGKVRLAKWFTTLSPKDKAKIVKDVSQLVLARRTRMCNFLEYKDTKIVYRRYASLFFIAGCSSEDNELITLEIIHRYVEQMDKYYGNVCELDIIFSFTKAYYILDELLLAGELQESSKKNVLRCISQQDALEDMEVEDEVTKIM; this is translated from the exons atggccatcaa CtatctcatcctcctttcGCGCCAGGGCAAAGTG CGCCTGGCCAAGTGGTTCACCACCTTGTCCCCAAAGGACAAAGCCAAGATTGTCAAGGACGTCTCACAGCTTGTTCTTGCCAGACGAACCCGGATGTGCAACTTTCTGGAATACAAGG ATACCAAAATTGTCTATCGCCGATAtgcctccctcttcttcatcgccgGCTGCTCCTCCGAAGACAACGAACTGATCACGCTCGAAATCATCCACCGATATGTTGAGCAGATGGACAAGTACTACGGCAATGTGTGCGAGCTAGATATTATCTTCTCTTTCACCAAAGCCTATTACATCCTTGACGAGCTATTGCTGGCGGGAGAACTGCAGGAAAGCAGCAAGAAGAATGTGTTGCGATGCATCTCCCAGCAGGATGCCCTTGAGGACATGGAG gtcgaggatgaggtcacTAAGATCATGTAG
- the MAF1 gene encoding RNA polymerase III-inhibiting protein maf1 (EggNog:ENOG503NXHA; BUSCO:EOG09263FKC; COG:K) — MKQYLSLPAFDKVTSALNFDTPDCHIQGSCDLYTTKAAGSDKKLYKNISQSLESQHAALLKFDASLSPPRRSSMAASLNLERSSPFGSLNEVSNRRTFAYLIATLNASHTDYDFSKVLRPGDFKRENVLRSVMTHIDNTLRSVRPNTNFLDPMAAYDSPSSKVSEFDTGVSPSPPWGPEMWSLIDQEMDLKECSIFSYQPANDPFEDDEGAIWAFHYFFFNKALKRVCYIHVRGVPVMSQSPSVRPHALLSRGSTQSWADNQDDDTVGANKRAIFWLGDRIAERIEISDDDMDDGLIWNRDADGDVSYHYDDDDDYDYDDDLDLAADDSHFGRGVSEDIASRMEIDV; from the exons ATGAAG CAGTACCTATCTCTCCCAGCGTTCGACAAAGTGACGAGCGCCCTCAACTTTGATACACCCGATTGTCACATACAAGGCAGCTGTGATCTTTACACGACCAAGGCCGCCGGTTCGGACAAGAAGCTCTACAAGAATATCTCCCAATCCCTCGAGTCACAACATGCCGCCCTTCTCAAGTTCGACGCAAGCCTTTCCCCACCTCGGCGCAGTTCAATGGCAGCGAGTCTTAACCTGGAGCGCTCCTCGCCCTTTGGCTCCCTAAACGAGGTGTCGAACCGGCGCACCTTCGCCTACCTTATCGCGACCCTCAACGCATCGCACACTGATTATGACTTCTCCAAGGTTCTCCGCCCGGGCGATTTCAAGCGCGAGAATGTCTTGCGCTCCGTCATGACCCACATTGACAACACACTCCGCAGCGTGCGACCAAACACCAACTTCCTCGACCCAATGGCCGCTTATGACTCCCCGTCCTCCAAGGTGTCCGAGTTTGACACGGGCGtctcaccatccccaccttGGGGCCCTGAGATGTGGTCGTTGATCGACCAGGAGATGGATCTGAAGGAGTGCAGCATCTTCTCATACCAACCCGCCAATGACCCCtttgaggacgatgagggtGCCATCTGGGCCTTCCActacttcttcttcaacaaggCCTTGAAGAGAGTCTGCTACATCCACGTTAGAGGCGTGCCTGTCATGAGCCAGAGCCCCAGTGTCAGACCGCATGCCCTCTTGTCGCGGGGAAGCACCCAGTCGTGGGCCGACAATCAGGATGATGACACTGTTGGCGCGAACAAGCGAGCCATCTTCTGGTTAGGCGATAGAATCGCCGAGCGGATCGAAATCAGTGACGATGACATGGATGACGGTTTAATATGGAACCGCGATGCCGACGGCGACGTCTCTTACCactacgacgacgatgacgactaCGATTACGATGACGACCTGGACCTGGCTGCCGACGACAGCCACTTCGGGCGGGGTGTGAGCGAGGACATCGCTTCGAGGATGGAGATTGACGTCTAA
- the PTC2 gene encoding Protein phosphatase 2C 2 (EggNog:ENOG503NUIN; COG:T) yields the protein MGQTLSEPVVEKASENGGDERLLYGVSAMQGWRISMEDSHTTVLDLLAGTKAAKDHSSKLSFFGVFDGHGGDKVALFAGDNIHSIIAKQDTFKAGNYEQALKDGFLATDRAILNDPKYEEEVSGCTACVGLITEDKIYVANAGDSRGVLGVKGRAKPLSFDHKPQNEGEKARITAAGGFVDFGRVNGNLALSRAIGDFEFKKSAELAPEQQIVTAYPDVVVHDLGDDDEFLVLACDGIWDCQSSQAVVEFVRRGIAAKQDLDKICENMMDNCLASNSETGGVGCDNMTMIIVAFLRGRTKEEWYEEIARRVANGDGPCAPPEYAEFRGPGVHHNFDDSDSGYDVEENKQGGGSGRSFGIGGYKGRIIFLGDGTEVLTDSDDTEMFDNSEEDKDLASQVSKASSVEGGEAAAGKEQEKKPEPTPEAAGKPSGEAEMKKDA from the exons ATGGGCCAGACACTTTCTGAGCCTGTTGTCGAGAAG GCTTCAGAGAATGGCGGAGACGAACGACTACTCTATGGCGTGTCGGCCATGCAGGGCTGGCGCATCAGCATGGAGGACTCTCACACGACAGTACTCGACCTGCTCGCTGGCACTAAGGCTGCCAAGGACCACAGCTCGAAACTCTCCTTCTTTGGCGTCTTTGATGGCCACGGCGGCGACAAGGTAGCGCTGTTTGCGGGCGACAACATTCACAGCATTATTGCGAAGCAGGATACATTTAAAGCCGGCAACTACGAACAGGCTCTCAAGGATGGCTTTTTGGCGACCGACAGAGCTATTCTCAACG ATCCCAAATACGAGGAGGAAGTGTCCGGCTGCACTGCCTGCGTGGGCCTGATTACGGAAGACAAGATCTATGTT GCGAACGCTGGTGACTCGAGAGGCGTCTTGGGCGTAAAGGGCCGGGCGAAGCCCCTTTCTTTTGACCACAAACCACAGAACGAAG GCGAAAAGGCGCGAATTACGGCTGCAGGTGGCTTTGTCGACTTTGGCCGTGTCAACGGGAACCTGGCCCTGTCAAGAGCCATTGGTGATTTCGAATTCAAGAAGAGCGCCGAGCTCGCGCCAGAACAACAAATCGTGACAGCTTATCCGGACGTTGTGGTTCATGACCTgggcgacgacgatgagtTCCTCGTGCTTGCTTGTGACG GTATCTGGGATTGCCAATCTTCCCAAGCCGTTGTCGAATTCGTCAGGCGTGGAATCGCTGCCAAGCAGGATTTGGACAAGATCTGCGAGAACATGATGGACAACTGCCTGGCCTCCAACTCGGAGACGGGAGGCGTCGGCTGCGACAACATGACCATGATCATTGTCGCTTTCCTCAGGGGACGGACCAAGGAAGAGTGGTATGAGGAGATTGCCCGGCGGGTTGCCAACGGAGACGGTCCTTGTGCCCCGCCCGAATATG CTGAGTTCCGCGGCCCCGGCGTGCATCACAACTTTGATGATAGTGACAGCGGGTATGATGTCGAAGAGAACAAGCAAGGTGGTGGCTCTGGCAGAAGCTTTGGCATCGGTGGTTACAAGGGCCGTATCATCTTCCTGGGCGATGGGACCGAGGTGCTGACCGACTCAGACGACACTGAGATGTTTGACAACTCGGAGGAGGATAAGGATCTCGCAAGCCAGGTGTCCAAAGCGTCGTCAGTCGAGGGTGGCGAAGCTGCTGCCgggaaggagcaggagaagaagcccgagCCAACGCCAGAGGCTGCGGGGAAACCTAGCGGCGAGGCGGAGATGAAGAAGGACGCTTAA
- a CDS encoding hypothetical protein (EggNog:ENOG503P2JB; COG:S) — protein MAAPPPSLLPPPIISPPAAAPSIIPAQLGFLAIYNPSLSSRSGGGGDDENSVNDQIVYYASLNEQHASSQGGSLKKRRRRHRSSTGEMEQQVSREIRNERLRQVGLAQGMVEFSRGFAGGKAVEGIETERRRVVVYELEPGWWILASIDLTQLLSVSTGEAGAERKMEYSSREVKPTSLLLQNLLRAHSVFLLHHASSLSALFVKSQRQNFVAVLGRYWDLFLSTWNVMFHGNPACAVFGGIKIAACGELGIGVGEEERGSGEREVLEGLVERTEGLVDLVVGRYGKTPSEDEQDNEEDEKWLGNGIEPGAEDGTVFLGTGALSRNSLRALTFWMEDMYMFGENAYGVNDSPTATRSQAARRRRAAGRKAAAAAKEGKQQQQQAASSGSSGESSKGADEAGKGGMDTLFGYMKMGYGTSWSLTGKRITETTRAAEQEVPGAEASEQQIPTSEEAPKSRQPSLSTGRYLIGLMGDIEEPTSKEDDPDAQDPADAADPNSRTLLRTLTVELEKEGEDKPESKMTKDLGSQNTELAEEGVSDKEGQPADTSNTEFDSQDRNKTKKLRVVVYANQPFIYIFLFQLRTDSLAWDGMYRSLHTQLAPLHKPLLSSTAYRPERPDVGGAAATAQIYDLVWDPKLLTIHSTIPNIPEPVSVTAHGVKKPGAWTRVESLNTHNQILNVYGNTRDDLSEFERTCKTSRGWWIVWTRILERSSKSTDGSLTPTITTATSTTGTATITGWVDGHGSSDGGGSEEGGQRGEVGVTKEIILIRRASDHGGGGLRGVSTSYIASGSAGGGEGGGGGWADGATKLAQGIGVDTRRYIEALLSLNR, from the exons atggcagcaccacccccctccctcctgccACCTCCTATCAtctcaccaccggcggcggcaccgtcCATCATCCCGGCCCAGCTTGGGTTTCTGGCGATTTACAACCCGAGCTTGTCTTCGCGgtctggcggcggcggcgatgatgagaacAGCGTCAATGACCAGATTGTGTATTATGCCTCGCTGAACGAGCAGCATGCCTCGTCGCAGGGTGGGAGTttgaaaaagaggaggagacggcaTCGGTCCTCGACTGGTGAGATGGAGCAGCAGGTGTCAAGGGAGATTAGGAATGAGAGGTTGAGGCAGGTTGGGCTGGCgcaggggatggtggagttTAGTAGGGGTTTTGCGGGGGGaaaggcggtggaggggattgagacagagaggaggagggtggtggtgtatgaGTTGGAgccggggtggtggattttgGCT TCGATTGATCTTACGCAGCTGCTTTCTGTTAGTACTGGGGAGGCAGGGGCGGAAAGGAAGATGGAGTATAGCTCCAGGGAAGTGAAGCCTACGTCGCTGTTGTTGCAGAATTTACTGAGGGCACATTCGGTGTTTTTGCTGCATCATGCTAGCTCGCTTTCGGCCTTGTTTGTCAAGTCGCAGAGGCAAAATTTTGTGGCGGTGTTGGGGCGGTACTGGGATCTGTTTCTCAGTACCTGGAATGTGATGTTCCACGGAAATCCGGCGTGCGCCGTGTTTGGGGGTATCAAGATTGCTGCCTGTGGAGAGCTGGGGATcggagttggggaggaagaaaggggcagcggggagagggaagTATTGGAAGGGTTGGTCGAAAGAACAGAAGGGCTGGTTGACTTGGTCGTCGGAAGATATGGAAAGACTCCTTCTGAAGATGAGCAAGATaatgaggaagatgaaaaGTGGCTTGGGAACGGAATTGAACCTGGAGCGGAAGATGGAACGGTTTTTCTCGGGACTGGAGCGCTGTCCAGGAATTCCTTGAGGGCCCTGACATTCTGGATGGAAGATATGTATATGTTTGGGGAGAATGCATATGGAGTGAACGACAGCCCTACTGCGACTCGATCACAGGCtgcgagaaggagaagagctgcAGGAAGgaaggctgccgctgctgctaaggagggcaagcaacaacaacaacaggctGCATCTTCTGGAAGTAGTGGTGAATCTTCAAAGGGTGCCGATGAAGCAGGAAAGGGCGGTATGGATACACTTTTTGGGTACATGAAGATGGGATACGGGACATCTTGGTCTCTGACTGGGAAAAGGATCACGGAAACCACTCGAGCTGCGGAACAAGAAGTCCCAGGCGCTGAGGCCAGCGAACAGCAGATTCCCACTTCGGAAGAGGCTCCCAAATCACGACAGCCTTCTCTTAGCACCGGCCGCTATCTCATTGGGCTTATGGGTGATATCGAGGAACCAACGAGTAAGGAGGACGATCCAGACGCCCAAGACCCAGCAGATGCAGCCGACCCCAACTCGAGAACTCTCTTGCGCACCCTCACCGTCGAGCTTGAgaaagagggcgaggataAGCCAGAGTCAAAGATGACCAAGGACCTGGGCAGCCAAAACACTGAGCTAGCTGAGGAAGGCGTTTCTGATAAGGAGGGCCAGCCCGCGGATACCTCCAACACTGAATTCGACAGCCAAGATCGtaacaagaccaagaagctaCGGGTGGTGGTATATGCCAACCAACCCTTCATCTACATATTCTTATTCCAGCTCCGAACCGACTCGTTGGCCTGGGACGGCATGTACAGATCGCTACACACCCAACTTGCCCCCCTGCACAAGCCATTGCTGTCCTCCACAGCATACCGGCCTGAGCGACCGGACGTCGGTGGTGCTGCGGCGACAGCTCAGATTTATGACTTGGTCTGGGACCCCAAGCTGCTCACGATCCattccaccatccccaacattCCCGAGCCAGTATCGGTAACGGCGCATGGCGTTAAGAAACCAGGTGCTTGGACCCGTGTGGAgtccctcaacacccacaaCCAGATTCTCAACGTGTACGGCAACACGCGAGACGATCTGTCAGAGTTTGAACGGACGTGCAAGACCagccgggggtggtggatagtCTGGACCAGGATCCTGGAACGGAGCAGCAAGAGCACCGATGGCAGTTTGACGCCTACTATCACCACGGCGACAAGCACCACCGGCACGGCGACGATCACagggtgggtggatggcCATGGCTCCTCtgatggcggtggtagtgaggagggtggacagaggggggaggttggtgtgACAAAGGAGATTATACTTATCCGGCGGGCTAGTGAtcatggcgggggagggttgaggggggtgagtaCGTCTTATATTGCCAGTGGGAgtgccggtggaggggaaggagggggaggagggtgggcgGATGGGGCGACCAAGTTGGCTCAGGGGATTGGGGTTGATACGAGGAGGTATATTGAGGCGTTGTTGAGCTTGAATCGGTGA